The Candidatus Desulfatibia profunda genome includes a region encoding these proteins:
- a CDS encoding alpha-hydroxy-acid oxidizing protein, with translation MPEIVPAPSRFRNPIGKYTIRRNMRCTSCGLCARLCPYGVHPRYDNYSRPIRPKDHRCIGFACQQNDFYCIARCPEKALTLRINPILETLGDYRWPAEMLIGHWHMAETGNLPVIDLEYDLGNSGGGFDKIRFRLPDPEAYLNLPDEQMDTSVDLNKRGDGRIEKTIFIPCYGGGMSFGSTALPVIVGRARAARRLNTLTCTGEGGYPLELVPYAEHVITQIATGLFGVREETILFAPVVEFKYAQGAKPGLGGHLLGDKVTPKVAAMRETVVGNALFSPFPFHSVYSVEDHKKHIDWVKAINPRALVSVKVSTPTDVDMVAVGSYYAGAHIVHLDGSYGGTGAAPDIAKKNIAMPIEYAIPKVHQFLQSEGVRDKICLIASGGIRSAMDVAKAIALGADGVVIGTAELVALECVRCGNCESGRGCARGIATTDSELGYMTSEQWTEHRIVNMYTAWRKQWCQTLRQCGLRSFRELVGRTDLLVHLDYLEEDERKKYVPAPNYKMVI, from the coding sequence ATGCCCGAGATTGTGCCGGCGCCGTCGCGCTTTCGCAATCCCATCGGCAAATATACGATTCGCAGAAATATGCGGTGCACATCCTGCGGTCTGTGCGCCCGGTTGTGCCCCTACGGGGTGCACCCCAGATACGACAATTATTCGCGGCCGATACGTCCCAAAGATCACCGCTGTATCGGCTTTGCATGCCAGCAGAATGATTTTTACTGTATTGCCCGTTGTCCGGAAAAGGCCCTGACACTGCGAATCAATCCGATCCTGGAAACCCTGGGAGATTATCGCTGGCCCGCCGAGATGCTGATCGGGCACTGGCACATGGCCGAAACCGGAAACCTGCCGGTGATTGATCTGGAGTACGATCTGGGCAACTCCGGCGGCGGTTTCGACAAAATTCGATTCCGGCTGCCGGACCCCGAAGCCTACCTGAACCTGCCCGACGAACAGATGGATACCAGCGTTGATCTGAACAAACGCGGCGACGGGCGGATTGAAAAGACCATTTTTATTCCGTGCTACGGCGGCGGCATGTCTTTCGGGTCTACGGCGTTGCCGGTCATTGTCGGCCGGGCGCGGGCGGCCCGGCGTTTGAACACCTTAACCTGCACCGGTGAAGGCGGCTATCCCTTGGAGCTGGTGCCTTATGCCGAGCACGTGATTACCCAAATCGCTACCGGTCTGTTCGGCGTGCGGGAGGAAACGATCCTGTTTGCACCGGTGGTTGAATTTAAATACGCCCAGGGCGCCAAGCCCGGATTGGGAGGGCATCTTTTGGGTGATAAAGTCACGCCCAAGGTTGCGGCCATGCGCGAAACGGTGGTAGGGAATGCGCTGTTTTCGCCCTTTCCGTTTCACAGTGTTTACTCGGTGGAGGACCACAAAAAACACATAGACTGGGTCAAAGCGATCAACCCTCGTGCCCTGGTTTCCGTTAAAGTCTCGACCCCTACGGACGTGGACATGGTGGCGGTGGGAAGCTACTATGCCGGCGCACACATTGTTCACCTGGACGGCAGTTACGGCGGTACCGGGGCGGCGCCGGATATTGCCAAGAAAAACATCGCCATGCCAATCGAGTACGCCATCCCCAAGGTGCATCAGTTCCTCCAGAGTGAAGGGGTGCGGGATAAAATTTGCCTGATCGCCAGCGGCGGCATTCGCAGTGCCATGGATGTGGCCAAGGCAATTGCCTTAGGAGCCGACGGCGTGGTCATCGGAACGGCGGAACTGGTCGCCCTCGAGTGTGTCCGCTGCGGGAACTGTGAAAGCGGTCGCGGATGCGCACGCGGCATCGCCACAACCGATTCCGAGCTGGGATATATGACCAGCGAACAATGGACCGAGCATCGTATTGTCAATATGTACACGGCCTGGCGCAAACAATGGTGCCAAACCTTAAGACAGTGCGGCTTGCGCAGTTTCCGGGAACTTGTGGGTCGTACCGATCTTCTGGTGCATCTTGATTACCTGGAAGAAGACGAAAGAAAAAAGTACGTTCCGGCGCCCAACTATAAGATGGTGATTTAA